Genomic segment of Anaerolineales bacterium:
TCCCCCCCTTCGCCATCGGGCGGACGATGTGGGACAACTGGCTGATCCTCGAAGCCCGCCGGCGCCGCGCCCCGGTGATCGACGCGACCCGGGGCATCTGGGCGGTCCATCAAAATCACGGGTACAATCACCACCCGCAGGGGGCGGAAGGGGTGTGGAAGGGGCCGGAGGCGGAGCGCAACGAGCAGTTGGCCGGAGGCTCCTTCCGGTTGTTCAACGTACTTGATGCGACCCACCGCCTGGCCGGCGGCCGGATCGCGAAGATCGACGATCCGGAACACCGCAAGCGCGAACGCTTCATGCTGCCGGCGATTTCCCGGAGGGCGCGCTGGGCGGAGTCCGCGGAGCGGCGGATCGCCCGAATTCCGGCTTGGGTGCGGAGAAGGCTTGCGGCAATCCTGGCCAGGAAAAACGATAAGGAGAACGCATGAAGTCCGTGCAACATGTCCCGGAAAAGGTGGCCGTGATCGGGCTGGGGAAACTGGGATCCCCGATGGCGGCGGCCGTCGCCGCCCGCGGCGTCGCCGTCGTCGGGGCGGATCTGGATTCTACGAAGGTGGAGAAAATCAACCGCGGCGAGCCGCCGGTCAACGAAACCGACCTGGCCGAGTACCTCCGCCGCGGGAAGGAACGGCTCTCCGCGACGACCGATCTGGAAGCCGCCGCCGCGGAATCCGAAATCGTGTTCATCATCGTCCCGACCCCGAGCGAGCCGAAGGGGGGATTCTCGATCCGCCATGTGCTCTCGGCCTGCGAATCGATCGGCGGCGGATTGAAAAAGCGGGAGGATTTTCCGGTCGTGGTCGTCACCGCCACGGTGATGCCGGGATCCACCGGCGGCCCGATCCGCGAATGCCTGGAAAAACATTCCGGCAGGAAGGCCGGGAAGGATTTCGGGCTGTGCTACAGCCCGGAGTTCATCGCCTTGGGCAGCGTTATCCGGGATTTTCTCAACCCGGATTTTATCCTCTGCGGCGAATCGGATCCGCGTTCGGGGGAGATCCTGGATGCTTTCTACCAAAAGGTTTGCGAGAACGGGCCGCACGTCGCCCATATGAACTTCGCCAACGCCGAGCTTTCCAAATTGGCCGTCAACACTTACGTCACCACCAAGATCACCTACGCCAACATGCTGGCCCGCATTTGCGAGCGCCTGCCGGGCGGCGACGTGGACACGGTGACCGCGGCCATCGCCCGCGACACGCGGATCGGGATCAAATACCTCAAGGGCGCGAACGGCTACGGCGGCCCCTGTTTCCCGCGCGACAACAAGGCGATGGCCGCCTTGGCGCGCGGGTTGGGACTGCAGGCGGCGTTGGCCGAGACCACCGACGCCCAGAACCGGGCCGAAGTGAGGCGCCTGGCGGACCTGGTGAAGCGCTACATCCAACCCGGCGCGAAGGTCGGGATCCTCGGCCTTTCCTACAAGCCGGACACGGACGTGATCGAGGAAAGCCAGGGAGTGCTGCTGGCGCAGCAGCTGCTCGAAGAGGACTTGGAAATGCTGGTCTACGACCCGATGGCGATGGACGCGGCGCGGGTGGTGTTGGGCGACCGGCCCCGATATTGCGGAAGCGCCGAGGACTGCGTCCGGCAATCGGACGTCGTCGTCATCACCATCCCATGGAAGGAATTTTCGGGGATCCCGGAGGGCGCGTTTTCCGGGAAGCGAACCGTGCTGATCGACTGTTGGAGAATCGCACCGACCGCCTGGCGCGCCAAGACGGAGTACGTGCCCGTGGGCGTGAACCTTCCCGGGGAGCAGGAAGCCCCGCGGCCGACATGATCACCCTGTTCACCTCGACCAAGCCGTTTCAGGACGCGGTGGCCGTCACGCAGCGCAACACCATCGCCTGCTGGCGGCGGCTGCGGCCCGCTTGCGAGGTTCTGCTGATCGGCGAGGAAAAGGGGAGCGCGGAGGCCGCCCGGGAGTTCGGCGCGCGGCTGATCCCGGATGTGGAACGGAGCGAATTCGGCACCCCGCTGCTCCGCTCGATGTTTTCGGTGGCGGAAGCCAACGCGCGTTTCCCGGTCCTGCTCTACGCCAATGCGGACATCCTTTTCACCGGCCGCTTGATCCGGGCGGCGCAGGCGCTGGCGTCGTGGCCCCGGCCTTACATGCTGTTCGGCCGGCGGTGGGACACCGACCTGCGCGAACCGTTCGATTTTTCCGGCCCGGATTGGGAAACCCGGCTCGAGGCGCATGCCCGCGCGCACGGAAAGCCGGCGATAAAATCGGCGCTGGATTATTTCATGTTCCCCAAAGGGGCTTGGGGCGGGGAGGC
This window contains:
- a CDS encoding UDP-glucose/GDP-mannose dehydrogenase family protein, with protein sequence MKSVQHVPEKVAVIGLGKLGSPMAAAVAARGVAVVGADLDSTKVEKINRGEPPVNETDLAEYLRRGKERLSATTDLEAAAAESEIVFIIVPTPSEPKGGFSIRHVLSACESIGGGLKKREDFPVVVVTATVMPGSTGGPIRECLEKHSGRKAGKDFGLCYSPEFIALGSVIRDFLNPDFILCGESDPRSGEILDAFYQKVCENGPHVAHMNFANAELSKLAVNTYVTTKITYANMLARICERLPGGDVDTVTAAIARDTRIGIKYLKGANGYGGPCFPRDNKAMAALARGLGLQAALAETTDAQNRAEVRRLADLVKRYIQPGAKVGILGLSYKPDTDVIEESQGVLLAQQLLEEDLEMLVYDPMAMDAARVVLGDRPRYCGSAEDCVRQSDVVVITIPWKEFSGIPEGAFSGKRTVLIDCWRIAPTAWRAKTEYVPVGVNLPGEQEAPRPT